A genomic segment from Cyanobium sp. NIES-981 encodes:
- a CDS encoding MBL fold metallo-hydrolase, producing the protein MARPALRLSSNAPGAFYVDSTCIDCGTCWQWDPHHFAPTGDSSHVVHQPEGEPEIGQALLALQACPVAAIGATTELLRHTPADGFPALLFSHPAGEVHYCGWASRKSFGASSYLVVRPEGNVLIDSPRFNGHLARRIEALGGLAAIVLTHRDDVADHERWAKHFGCERWIHRADADAAPGAERLVEGQAPAALDAGLRLIPTPGHTAGSMVALLGGQILFSGDHLWWSPVQQAVVASRTYCWWDWPSQVASVERLRDLDVRWLLPGHGDRHHFEPGAWGPAIDCTLAYCRGLVAG; encoded by the coding sequence ATGGCCCGGCCCGCTCTGCGCCTGAGCAGCAACGCCCCTGGCGCCTTCTACGTGGATTCCACCTGCATCGACTGCGGCACCTGCTGGCAGTGGGATCCCCACCACTTCGCCCCCACCGGCGACAGTTCCCACGTGGTGCACCAGCCGGAGGGGGAACCGGAGATCGGCCAGGCCCTGCTGGCCCTGCAGGCCTGTCCGGTGGCGGCGATCGGCGCCACCACAGAGCTGCTGCGCCACACCCCGGCCGACGGCTTCCCCGCCCTGCTCTTCTCCCATCCGGCCGGTGAGGTGCACTACTGCGGCTGGGCCTCGCGCAAGAGCTTCGGCGCCAGCAGCTACCTGGTGGTGCGCCCTGAAGGCAACGTGCTGATCGACAGCCCCCGCTTCAACGGCCATCTGGCCCGCCGCATCGAGGCCCTCGGCGGGCTGGCCGCGATCGTGCTCACCCACCGCGACGACGTGGCCGACCACGAGCGCTGGGCGAAGCACTTCGGCTGCGAGCGCTGGATTCACCGCGCCGATGCCGACGCGGCCCCCGGCGCCGAGCGGCTGGTGGAGGGCCAGGCTCCCGCGGCACTGGATGCCGGGCTGCGGCTGATCCCCACCCCGGGCCACACCGCCGGTTCGATGGTGGCGCTGCTGGGCGGCCAGATCCTGTTCAGCGGCGACCACCTCTGGTGGAGCCCGGTGCAGCAGGCCGTGGTGGCGTCCCGCACCTACTGCTGGTGGGACTGGCCCAGCCAGGTGGCCTCGGTGGAGCGGCTGCGCGACCTCGACGTGCGCTGGCTCCTGCCCGGCCACGGCGATCGCCATCACTTCGAGCCGGGCGCCTGGGGCCCGGCGATCGACTGCACTCTGGCCTACTGCCGCGGGCTCGTGGCCGGCTGA
- a CDS encoding ABC transporter ATP-binding protein → MPEPYFELQAVTAYRGRRRVFENLSLRLCTGEHTVILGPNGSGKSSLIKLLSREIYPVVQAGSWLRVFGRSTVNLWALRHRIGLVSPDLHAHYSAGVRGADVVLSGFFGSVGLGRSQQPSGAQRLRVAALMEELGLEDLAERPFGELSDGQRRRLLLARALVHDPEVLVLDEPTNGLDLKARHQLLALLRQLTQRGTTLLLVTHQIEAIVPEIQRCVLLSQGQVVGDGPAAELLQAGPLSALFDTPLQVVSVGGFHQVLPASPHPVSRGGSEG, encoded by the coding sequence ATGCCAGAGCCCTACTTCGAGCTGCAGGCCGTGACGGCCTACCGGGGCCGGCGGCGGGTGTTCGAGAACCTGAGCCTGCGGCTGTGCACCGGGGAGCACACGGTGATCCTGGGCCCGAACGGCTCCGGCAAGAGCTCCCTGATCAAGCTGCTCAGCCGCGAGATCTATCCGGTGGTGCAGGCGGGGTCGTGGCTGCGGGTCTTCGGGAGGAGCACCGTGAACCTCTGGGCGCTGCGCCATCGGATCGGACTGGTGTCCCCTGATCTGCATGCCCACTACAGCGCCGGGGTGAGAGGGGCGGATGTGGTGCTCTCCGGCTTCTTCGGCTCGGTGGGACTGGGCCGCAGCCAGCAGCCCAGCGGAGCCCAGCGGCTGCGGGTGGCGGCGCTGATGGAGGAGCTGGGGCTCGAGGATCTGGCGGAGCGGCCCTTCGGCGAACTCTCGGACGGCCAGCGCCGCCGCCTTCTGCTGGCCCGGGCCCTGGTGCACGACCCCGAGGTGCTGGTGCTGGATGAACCCACCAACGGCCTCGATCTCAAGGCCCGCCACCAGCTGCTCGCCCTGCTGCGGCAGCTGACCCAACGGGGCACCACGCTGCTGCTGGTGACCCACCAGATCGAGGCCATCGTTCCCGAGATCCAGCGCTGCGTGCTGCTGAGCCAGGGGCAGGTGGTGGGGGACGGTCCGGCGGCGGAGCTGCTGCAGGCCGGGCCCCTGAGTGCCCTCTTCGACACGCCCCTGCAGGTGGTGAGCGTGGGGGGCTTCCACCAGGTGCTGCCGGCGTCCCCCCACCCGGTCAGCCGTGGTGGATCCGAGGGGTAA
- a CDS encoding integrase core domain-containing protein, which translates to MAGNGPAYVSKAFAKACRILGLRHILTRPYTPRTNGKAERFIQTLCRGRAYAMAFQNSEQRNRWLPRHLSIYHRLRKHSALGWRSPQQRLAELLARLIVVGIHNK; encoded by the coding sequence ATGGCAGGCAACGGCCCTGCCTACGTCTCCAAAGCGTTCGCCAAGGCCTGCCGCATCCTGGGTCTGCGGCACATCCTCACCAGGCCGTACACGCCCAGAACCAACGGCAAGGCTGAGAGGTTCATCCAGACCCTCTGCCGGGGTAGGGCCTACGCCATGGCGTTCCAGAACTCGGAGCAGCGGAACCGGTGGCTGCCTCGGCACCTGTCGATCTATCACCGTCTCAGGAAGCACTCGGCCCTCGGCTGGCGCTCACCTCAGCAACGGCTCGCCGAGCTGCTCGCTCGCCTGATTGTCGTGGGGATACACAACAAATAG
- a CDS encoding IS3 family transposase (programmed frameshift) encodes MKRTRHTAEQIIRKLKTADQLIAQGKTVADVCRVIEVTQPTYHRWKQQYGGMQAEEARRLTQLEKENARLKKLLAEAELEKAMLKDLGGGKLLSPERRRRAVTVLQERYRASERQACRVVGQHRSTQRHCGKVVDLEETKLRHRLREIAAEHIRWGRRMAYRLLRREGWTVNHKRVQRLWREEGLQRPTPRKRKRARPADGSVRRHRAQHPHQVWAMDFQFDATADGRRLKFLNVIDEHSRLCLAIRVGRRCKAKDVVTVLEELTSLYPAPAFIRSDNGPEFIAQALRDWCETSTTTSTAYIEPGSPWENGFAESFNGRFRDEFLNTELFTTAPEAQILADRWRWEYNTLRPHSALQGRTPMEAAQQGAAA; translated from the exons ATGAAACGCACCAGGCACACAGCGGAGCAGATCATCCGCAAGCTCAAGACCGCCGACCAGCTGATTGCCCAGGGCAAGACCGTCGCCGATGTCTGCCGCGTCATCGAGGTGACACAGCCGACCTATCACCGCTGGAAGCAGCAGTACGGCGGGATGCAGGCCGAGGAGGCCCGCCGGCTGACGCAGCTGGAGAAGGAGAACGCCCGGCTCAAGAAGTTGTTGGCAGAAGCCGAGTTGGAGAAGGCGATGCTCAAGGACCTTG GCGGAGGGAAACTTCTGAGCCCGGAACGCCGTCGCAGGGCCGTCACGGTCCTGCAGGAGCGTTACCGGGCATCAGAGCGCCAGGCCTGCCGTGTTGTGGGGCAGCACCGCAGCACCCAGCGCCATTGCGGGAAGGTCGTCGACCTGGAGGAGACCAAGCTTCGGCACCGCCTGAGGGAGATTGCAGCTGAGCACATCCGCTGGGGCCGCCGCATGGCCTACCGCCTGCTGCGTCGGGAGGGCTGGACCGTGAACCACAAGCGGGTGCAACGGCTCTGGCGGGAGGAGGGGCTGCAGCGGCCCACTCCCAGGAAGCGGAAGCGGGCACGGCCCGCCGACGGCTCGGTGAGGCGTCACCGGGCCCAGCATCCCCACCAGGTGTGGGCCATGGATTTCCAGTTCGATGCCACCGCCGATGGCCGCAGACTCAAGTTCCTGAACGTGATCGACGAGCACAGCCGCCTCTGCCTGGCGATCCGGGTGGGCAGGCGGTGCAAGGCCAAAGACGTGGTGACTGTGCTGGAGGAACTCACCAGCCTCTACCCGGCGCCAGCGTTCATCCGATCGGACAACGGCCCTGAGTTCATTGCCCAGGCTCTACGGGACTGGTGTGAGACCAGTACCACCACCAGCACGGCCTACATCGAGCCAGGATCCCCGTGGGAGAACGGTTTTGCCGAGTCGTTCAACGGCCGGTTCCGGGATGAGTTCCTCAACACCGAGTTGTTCACCACAGCCCCGGAGGCTCAGATCCTGGCCGATCGCTGGCGATGGGAGTACAACACGCTCAGGCCACACTCGGCCCTCCAAGGGCGTACGCCCATGGAGGCAGCTCAACAAGGAGCTGCAGCATGA
- a CDS encoding integrase core domain-containing protein — MAFLRRPYVEVLADEQRATTVGFLARAVGWFSEQGITCRRILSDNGSAYRSGDWRKACRALDLKPIRTKPYTPQTNGKAERFIKTILAEWAYVIAYQTSEERNRWLRRYLAIYNGNRCHMALGGLTPQQSLQRLLIAE; from the coding sequence GTGGCTTTTCTCAGGAGGCCCTATGTGGAGGTGCTGGCCGACGAGCAGAGGGCAACGACTGTTGGATTCCTGGCCCGTGCAGTCGGTTGGTTCTCGGAGCAGGGGATCACCTGCCGGAGGATCCTGTCGGATAACGGCTCCGCCTACCGCTCAGGGGATTGGCGAAAAGCCTGCCGGGCATTGGATCTGAAACCCATCCGCACCAAGCCCTATACGCCGCAAACCAACGGCAAGGCCGAGCGGTTTATCAAAACGATCCTGGCGGAATGGGCCTACGTGATCGCCTACCAGACATCGGAGGAACGCAACCGCTGGCTACGTCGCTATCTGGCCATCTATAACGGCAACAGGTGCCACATGGCTCTCGGTGGCCTCACGCCTCAGCAGTCCCTCCAGCGATTGCTGATCGCTGAATGA
- a CDS encoding IS5 family transposase — translation MYRREHRDQLSFEDFFLPFGGKLSGDNRWIKLAELIPWDELEGDYAAQFCKGFGAPAKPFRMALGALIIKARMGLTDEELVEQIKENPYLQFFIGLEAFQYSAPFDPSMMVYFRKRLPDSVVNDCNERIVRHGLNVIRSSAVDEHDSSDGGGAGSAADQKIESKTPRPNQGSLLIDATCVPADIRHPTDLSLLNEGRELTETLIDAMYSQVRESFGHKPRTHRKQARQQFLAVAKKKRPRFLKIRKAIKQQLGHLKRNLANIDALTACGASLLAAGRHAYQKLLVVSELVRQQNILYRSDTRSIPARIVSLCQAHIRPIVRGKARCNVEFGAKISLSVTDEGFAFLDRLSFDPYNEGEDLKVQAQAYRRRYGCYPEVICADQIYRTRSNRAFCQRHGIRLSGPRLGRPKNDPELVAAERRQFVDDQRRRNAVEGKIGQGKRRYGLGLIREKLPATQGLSIAMNVLVMNLQKLLELLCLYFVLCWQLLVSAARALSSSSRELSCQLSGA, via the coding sequence ATGTACCGACGTGAGCATCGTGATCAGCTCTCGTTCGAGGACTTCTTCCTGCCGTTTGGAGGAAAGCTCTCTGGTGACAATCGCTGGATCAAGCTGGCTGAGCTGATCCCATGGGATGAGCTGGAAGGTGACTATGCAGCTCAGTTCTGCAAGGGCTTTGGCGCCCCGGCAAAGCCATTTCGCATGGCACTGGGCGCCCTGATCATCAAGGCCCGCATGGGGCTGACTGATGAAGAACTGGTTGAGCAAATCAAAGAGAACCCCTATCTCCAGTTCTTCATCGGCCTGGAGGCATTTCAGTACTCGGCTCCGTTTGACCCATCAATGATGGTGTACTTCCGGAAGCGGCTGCCAGATTCGGTCGTGAATGACTGCAATGAACGAATCGTGCGTCACGGTCTGAACGTGATCCGTTCGTCTGCAGTTGATGAGCACGACAGCAGCGATGGAGGCGGAGCCGGGAGCGCAGCTGATCAGAAGATTGAATCCAAAACGCCACGGCCAAATCAGGGGTCACTGCTGATTGATGCGACATGCGTTCCGGCAGATATTCGGCATCCAACGGATCTCTCGCTGCTCAATGAAGGCCGAGAGCTCACCGAGACTCTGATCGATGCCATGTATTCGCAGGTCAGAGAGTCCTTTGGTCACAAACCACGAACGCATCGGAAGCAGGCCAGGCAGCAGTTCCTCGCCGTGGCCAAGAAAAAACGCCCTCGGTTTCTCAAGATCCGCAAAGCGATCAAGCAACAGCTTGGGCATCTCAAGCGCAACCTTGCCAACATTGACGCCCTGACAGCCTGTGGCGCAAGCCTTCTGGCGGCTGGGCGGCATGCCTATCAGAAGCTGTTGGTTGTCAGTGAGCTGGTCCGCCAGCAGAACATTCTCTATCGCTCAGACACCAGAAGTATTCCCGCTCGCATCGTCAGCCTCTGTCAAGCGCACATCAGGCCAATTGTTCGCGGCAAGGCGAGGTGCAATGTTGAGTTCGGCGCCAAGATCTCACTTTCTGTCACCGATGAAGGATTTGCTTTCCTGGATCGGCTGAGCTTTGACCCCTACAACGAAGGGGAAGATCTGAAAGTTCAGGCCCAAGCCTATCGTCGTCGATACGGCTGCTATCCGGAGGTGATCTGCGCTGATCAGATCTACCGCACAAGATCAAATCGGGCATTCTGCCAGCGTCACGGCATTCGGCTGAGTGGGCCTCGTCTTGGTCGCCCGAAGAATGATCCGGAGTTGGTGGCAGCCGAGAGGCGGCAGTTCGTTGATGATCAAAGGCGGCGCAATGCTGTTGAAGGCAAGATCGGTCAAGGCAAGCGTCGCTATGGATTGGGATTGATCCGAGAGAAACTGCCGGCAACACAGGGTTTATCCATCGCGATGAATGTCCTGGTCATGAACCTCCAGAAGCTCCTGGAGCTTCTTTGTCTCTATTTTGTGCTCTGCTGGCAACTCTTGGTCTCCGCCGCACGGGCTCTGAGCTCCAGCAGCAGAGAGCTGAGTTGTCAGCTCAGCGGGGCCTGA
- a CDS encoding IS3 family transposase (programmed frameshift) → MKRTRHTAEQIIRKLKTADQLIAQGKTVADVCRVIEVTQPTYHRWKQQYGGMQAEEARRLTQLEKENARLKKLLAEAELEKAMLKDLGGGKLLSPERRRRAVTVLQERYRASERQACRVVGQHRSTQRHCGKVVDLEETKLRHRLREIAAEHIRWGRRMAYRLLRREGWTVNHKRVQRLWREEGLQRPTPRKRKRARPADGSVRRHRAQHPHQVWAMDFQFDATADGRRLKFLNVIDEHSRLCLAIRVGRRCKAKDVVTVLEELTSLYPAPAFIRSDNGPEFIAQALRDWCETNTTTSTAYIEPGSPWENGFAESFNGRFRDEFLNTELFTTAPEAQILADRWRWEYNTLRPHSALQGRTPMEAAQQGAAA, encoded by the exons ATGAAACGCACCAGGCACACAGCGGAGCAGATCATCCGCAAGCTCAAGACCGCCGACCAGCTGATTGCCCAGGGCAAGACCGTCGCCGATGTCTGCCGCGTCATCGAGGTGACACAGCCGACGTATCACCGCTGGAAGCAGCAGTACGGCGGGATGCAGGCCGAGGAGGCCCGCCGGCTGACGCAGCTGGAGAAGGAGAACGCCCGGCTCAAGAAGTTGTTGGCAGAAGCCGAGTTGGAGAAGGCGATGCTCAAGGACCTTG GCGGAGGGAAACTTCTGAGCCCGGAACGCCGTCGCAGGGCCGTCACGGTCCTGCAGGAGCGTTACCGGGCATCAGAGCGCCAGGCCTGCCGTGTTGTGGGGCAGCACCGCAGCACCCAGCGCCATTGCGGGAAGGTCGTCGACCTGGAGGAGACCAAGCTTCGGCACCGCCTGAGGGAGATTGCAGCTGAGCACATCCGCTGGGGCCGCCGCATGGCCTACCGCCTGCTGCGTCGGGAGGGCTGGACCGTGAACCACAAGCGGGTGCAACGGCTCTGGCGGGAGGAGGGGCTGCAGCGGCCCACTCCCAGGAAGCGGAAGCGGGCACGGCCCGCCGACGGCTCGGTGAGGCGTCACCGGGCCCAGCATCCCCACCAGGTGTGGGCCATGGATTTCCAGTTCGATGCCACCGCCGATGGCCGCAGACTCAAGTTCCTGAACGTGATCGACGAGCACAGCCGCCTCTGCCTGGCGATCCGGGTGGGCAGGCGGTGCAAGGCCAAAGACGTGGTGACTGTGCTGGAGGAACTCACCAGCCTCTACCCGGCGCCAGCGTTCATCCGATCGGACAACGGCCCTGAGTTCATTGCCCAGGCTCTACGGGACTGGTGTGAGACCAATACCACCACCAGCACGGCCTACATCGAGCCAGGATCCCCGTGGGAGAACGGTTTTGCCGAGTCGTTCAACGGCCGGTTCCGGGATGAGTTCCTCAACACCGAGTTGTTCACCACAGCCCCGGAGGCTCAGATCCTGGCCGATCGCTGGCGATGGGAGTACAACACGCTCAGGCCACACTCGGCCCTCCAAGGGCGTACGCCCATGGAGGCAGCTCAACAAGGAGCTGCAGCATGA
- a CDS encoding helix-turn-helix domain-containing protein, producing the protein MPLKALAAQAGISLRSAYKWLARFRDGGVTALADRRSVRRTQRRTLDPQQLQQAVDLRHQRCTLRRIARAVKAPLSTVGRVMNALGLGRLRNLEPKVPVRRYQWERP; encoded by the coding sequence ATGCCGCTCAAGGCCCTTGCGGCACAAGCCGGGATCAGCCTGCGCAGCGCCTACAAGTGGCTGGCGCGTTTCCGTGATGGCGGCGTAACGGCACTGGCGGATCGACGGAGTGTTCGCCGCACCCAGCGGCGGACGCTCGATCCGCAGCAACTGCAGCAGGCTGTGGATCTACGGCACCAGCGCTGCACTCTCCGGCGCATCGCCAGGGCCGTCAAGGCGCCCCTCTCGACCGTCGGACGTGTGATGAATGCCCTGGGGCTGGGACGGCTCAGAAATCTTGAACCCAAGGTTCCAGTTCGCCGCTACCAGTGGGAGCGGCCTTGA
- a CDS encoding IS3 family transposase (programmed frameshift) has protein sequence MKRTRHTAEQIIRKLKTADQLIAQGKTVADVCRVIEVTQPTYHRWKQQYGGMQAEEARRLTQLEKENARLKKLLAEAELEKAMLKDLGGGKLLSPERRRRAVTVLQERYRASERQACRVVGQHRSTQRHCGKVVDLEETKLRHRLREIAAEHIRWGRRMAYRLLRREGWTVNHKRVQRLWREEGLQRPTPRKRKRARPADGSVRRHRAQHPHQVWAMDFQFDATADGRRLKFLNVIDEHSRLCLAIRVGRRCKAKDVVTVLEELTSLYPAPAFIRSDNGPEFIAQALRDWCEASSATSTAYIEPGSPWENGFAESFNGRFRDEFLNTELFTTAPEAQILADRWRWEYNSLRPHSALQGRTPMEAAQQGAAA, from the exons ATGAAACGCACCAGGCACACAGCGGAGCAGATCATCCGCAAGCTCAAGACCGCCGACCAGCTGATTGCCCAGGGCAAGACCGTCGCCGATGTCTGCCGCGTCATCGAGGTGACACAGCCGACGTATCACCGCTGGAAGCAGCAGTACGGCGGGATGCAGGCCGAGGAGGCCCGCCGGCTGACGCAGCTGGAGAAGGAGAACGCCCGGCTCAAGAAGTTGTTGGCAGAAGCCGAGTTGGAGAAGGCGATGCTCAAGGACCTTG GCGGAGGGAAACTTCTGAGCCCGGAACGCCGTCGCAGGGCCGTCACGGTCCTGCAGGAGCGTTACCGGGCATCAGAGCGCCAGGCCTGCCGTGTTGTGGGGCAGCACCGCAGCACCCAGCGCCATTGCGGGAAGGTCGTCGACCTGGAGGAGACCAAGCTTCGGCACCGCCTGAGGGAGATTGCAGCTGAGCACATCCGCTGGGGCCGCCGCATGGCCTACCGCCTGCTGCGTCGGGAGGGCTGGACCGTGAACCACAAGCGGGTGCAACGGCTCTGGCGGGAGGAGGGGCTGCAGCGGCCCACTCCCAGGAAGCGGAAGCGGGCACGGCCCGCCGACGGCTCGGTGAGGCGTCACCGGGCCCAGCATCCCCACCAGGTGTGGGCCATGGATTTCCAGTTCGATGCCACCGCCGATGGCCGCAGACTCAAGTTCCTGAACGTGATCGACGAGCACAGCCGCCTCTGCCTGGCGATCCGGGTGGGCAGGCGGTGCAAGGCCAAAGACGTGGTGACTGTGCTGGAGGAACTCACCAGCCTCTACCCGGCGCCAGCGTTCATCCGATCGGACAACGGCCCTGAGTTCATTGCCCAGGCCCTACGGGACTGGTGCGAGGCCAGCAGCGCCACCAGCACGGCCTACATCGAGCCAGGATCCCCGTGGGAGAACGGTTTTGCCGAGTCGTTCAACGGCCGGTTCCGCGATGAATTCCTCAACACCGAGTTGTTCACCACAGCCCCGGAGGCTCAGATCCTGGCCGATCGCTGGCGATGGGAGTACAACTCACTCAGGCCGCATTCGGCCCTCCAAGGGCGTACGCCCATGGAGGCAGCTCAACAAGGAGCTGCAGCATGA
- a CDS encoding IS5 family transposase, with product MRGQQERTGSLFSYVSIEERIPAGHPLRRIRKLADQALDRLNPTFCHLYASEGRPSIPPEQLLLASLLQAFYGIRSERLLLEQLDYNLLFRWFVGLSPDDPIWHPTTFTKNRERLLNEQLMGRFLEKLMAAPEVKPLLSNEHFSVDGTLLQAWASHASLERIDGEDDPPPPPSGPGEGFGAAKDGRKRAKGDFRGVRLSNKTHRSGTDPDALLARKSNVHPALPSYRGHVLMDNRHALVVDCRVTQADGYGERDAAKEMAADLPGHHQKTIGADKNYDTHGFVAEMRRIGVTPHVAQNAGRSGGSAIDGRTTRHEGYAKSIHARRGIEKVFGWIKQFGGLRQFKLRGQANVSAMFGLHVIAYNLIRLSNLLRPVEAMA from the coding sequence ATGCGTGGTCAGCAGGAGCGCACAGGCTCACTGTTCTCCTACGTCTCGATCGAGGAGCGGATTCCGGCCGGCCATCCGCTGCGGCGGATTCGCAAGCTGGCGGATCAGGCTCTCGATCGCCTCAATCCCACCTTCTGCCATCTCTATGCCTCAGAAGGCAGGCCATCGATACCGCCTGAGCAATTGCTGCTGGCCTCACTGCTGCAGGCGTTCTACGGGATCCGTTCGGAGCGCCTGCTGCTGGAGCAGCTCGACTACAACCTGCTGTTCCGCTGGTTTGTGGGCTTGAGTCCTGACGATCCGATCTGGCATCCGACCACGTTCACCAAGAATCGTGAGCGGCTGCTCAACGAGCAGTTGATGGGCCGGTTCCTGGAGAAGCTGATGGCGGCACCGGAGGTGAAACCGCTGCTCAGCAATGAACACTTCTCCGTCGATGGCACCCTGCTCCAAGCCTGGGCCTCACATGCCTCCCTGGAGCGAATCGACGGAGAGGATGACCCGCCGCCTCCGCCATCAGGCCCTGGCGAGGGATTCGGGGCGGCCAAGGATGGCAGGAAGCGGGCCAAGGGCGACTTCCGCGGGGTGCGTCTCAGCAACAAGACCCATCGCTCCGGCACGGATCCCGACGCTCTTCTGGCCCGCAAGTCGAATGTTCACCCGGCCCTGCCCAGCTACCGGGGGCATGTGCTCATGGACAACCGCCATGCCCTGGTGGTGGATTGCCGGGTGACCCAGGCTGACGGCTACGGCGAACGGGATGCGGCCAAGGAGATGGCCGCCGATCTCCCCGGGCACCACCAGAAAACCATCGGTGCTGACAAGAACTACGACACCCATGGATTCGTCGCAGAGATGCGACGGATCGGCGTTACCCCGCATGTCGCCCAGAACGCAGGACGCTCCGGCGGCTCCGCCATCGATGGCCGCACCACTCGCCATGAGGGCTATGCCAAGTCGATCCATGCACGCCGCGGCATCGAGAAGGTTTTCGGCTGGATCAAGCAGTTCGGCGGCCTGCGCCAGTTCAAGCTGCGCGGCCAGGCCAATGTCAGTGCCATGTTCGGACTGCATGTGATCGCCTACAACCTGATCCGCCTGAGCAACCTGCTCAGGCCTGTGGAGGCGATGGCATGA
- a CDS encoding Rho termination factor N-terminal domain-containing protein produces MGRIADALRDNLRTIAQSDARSLRALDQELQQASAAAATSALPGTTEVEALLGRGSFTHQTLATLKALCKEHRIKGYSRMKKADLAKLLEHHGIEPPPRPVESLKKSELVALVKQLMAQLG; encoded by the coding sequence ATGGGCCGGATCGCTGACGCCCTGCGGGACAACCTGCGAACGATCGCCCAGTCCGATGCCCGCAGCCTGCGGGCGCTGGACCAGGAGCTGCAGCAGGCCAGCGCTGCTGCGGCGACCAGCGCGTTGCCAGGAACGACCGAGGTGGAGGCCCTGCTGGGCAGGGGGTCCTTCACCCATCAGACCCTGGCCACGCTCAAGGCCCTGTGCAAAGAGCACCGGATCAAGGGCTACAGCCGGATGAAGAAGGCTGATCTAGCCAAGCTGCTTGAGCACCATGGCATTGAGCCCCCACCGCGTCCTGTGGAGAGCCTGAAGAAGAGCGAACTGGTGGCCCTGGTGAAGCAATTGATGGCTCAGCTGGGATGA